A genomic region of Acidimicrobiales bacterium contains the following coding sequences:
- the pth gene encoding aminoacyl-tRNA hydrolase encodes MLGRERRGTPADLLVVGLGNPGEEYAGSRHNLGAEVVQILAERHGGRLKKGRERALSGEVVVGGRRMAIAVPVTYYNLAGEAVRLLAGRHGVDDPRRVVIVHDELDLPVGRLKVKVGGGLAGNNGLKSIRQHLHTDDFVRVRIGVGKPPGRMDGADHVLRRPGKAERTELDVVVQEAADAVEAILAAGPEAAMNRYNQGAG; translated from the coding sequence GTGCTCGGGCGCGAGCGGCGGGGCACCCCCGCCGACCTGCTCGTGGTCGGGCTCGGCAACCCCGGCGAGGAGTACGCCGGCAGCCGCCACAACCTCGGCGCCGAGGTCGTCCAGATCCTCGCCGAGCGCCACGGCGGGCGGCTGAAGAAGGGCAGGGAGCGGGCCCTGTCCGGCGAGGTCGTCGTCGGCGGGCGGCGCATGGCGATCGCCGTCCCGGTCACGTACTACAACCTGGCCGGCGAGGCCGTCCGCCTGCTGGCCGGCCGCCACGGCGTCGACGACCCCCGCCGGGTCGTGATCGTCCACGACGAGCTCGACCTCCCCGTCGGCCGGCTGAAGGTGAAGGTCGGCGGCGGGCTGGCCGGCAACAACGGGCTGAAGTCGATCCGCCAGCACCTCCACACCGACGACTTCGTGCGGGTCCGCATCGGCGTGGGCAAGCCGCCGGGCCGGATGGACGGCGCCGACCACGTGCTGCGCCGCCCGGGCAAGGCCGAGCGCACGGAGCTCGACGTGGTCGTCCAGGAGGCGGCCGACGCCGTCGAGGCCATCCTCGCCGCCGGTCCCGAGGCCGCCATGAACCGGTACAACCAGGGCGCGGGGTGA
- a CDS encoding 50S ribosomal protein L25 — translation MSEVTIAVETGRSPGSRASNRLRAAGKVPGVVYGHGTEPVSVSVDRRELRHALSGEAGLNALLTLVVDGRRRLSIVKDLQRDPVHRGVQHVDFLLIDRDEVLSVEVPVVLEGEATAVLKADGVVEHVLNSLTVSAKPGDIPTAITYDVSTLGPGDTVRVGDLTLPEGVTTDVDPDEPVVSATVAAMDVPEPEGEAVEGDIAGEGEGDAAAPEGTAAGGTGADQG, via the coding sequence ATGTCTGAGGTCACCATCGCCGTCGAGACGGGCCGCTCGCCCGGTTCACGGGCGTCGAACCGCCTGCGGGCGGCCGGCAAGGTGCCGGGCGTCGTCTACGGCCACGGCACCGAGCCCGTGTCCGTGAGCGTCGACCGCCGCGAGCTCCGCCACGCCCTGAGCGGCGAGGCCGGCCTGAACGCGCTGCTCACCCTGGTCGTCGACGGCCGGCGCCGGCTGAGCATCGTCAAGGACCTCCAGCGCGACCCGGTCCACCGCGGCGTCCAGCACGTCGACTTCCTGCTCATCGACCGCGACGAGGTGCTGTCGGTCGAGGTGCCGGTCGTGCTCGAGGGCGAGGCCACGGCGGTGCTGAAGGCCGACGGCGTCGTCGAGCACGTGCTCAACTCCCTGACGGTCAGCGCCAAGCCGGGCGACATCCCCACGGCGATCACCTACGACGTCTCCACCCTCGGCCCCGGCGACACCGTGCGGGTCGGCGACCTGACCCTGCCGGAGGGTGTCACCACCGACGTCGACCCCGACGAGCCCGTGGTCAGCGCGACCGTCGCCGCCATGGACGTGCCCGAGCCCGAGGGCGAGGCCGTCGAGGGCGACATCGCCGGCGAGGGCGAGGGCGACGCCGCCGCGCCGGAGGGCACCGCGGCCGGGGGCACGGGCGCCGACCAGGGCTGA